A section of the Oenanthe melanoleuca isolate GR-GAL-2019-014 chromosome 6, OMel1.0, whole genome shotgun sequence genome encodes:
- the KCNIP2 gene encoding Kv channel-interacting protein 2 isoform X5 gives MRSKGRKESLSDSRDLDGSYDQLTGNPPVQTKKALKQRFLKLLPCCRPKSIPSLSESNVEDEFELSTVCHRPEGLDQLQEQTKFTRKELQVLYRGFKNECPSGIVNEENFKQIYSQFFPQGDSSTYATFLFNAFDTDHDGSVSFEDFVSGLSTILRGTIDDRLNWAFNLYDLNKDGCITREEMLDIMKSIYDMMGKYTYPAMREEAPREHVENFFQKMDRNKDGVVTIEEFMESCQKDENIMRSMQLFDSVI, from the exons GCAACCCGCCAGTCCAAACTAAAAAAGCGCTGAAGCAGCGATTCCTCAaactgctgccctgctgccgGCCCAAATCCATCCCCTCGCTCAGTGAAAGCAA TGTTGAGGATGAGTTTGAGCTCTCCACCGTCTGCCACCGCCCCGAGGGGCTGgaccagctccaggagcagacCAAGTTCACCCGCAAAGAGCTGCAGGTCCTGTACCGAGGCTTCAAGAAT GAGTGTCCAAGCGGCATTGTCAACGAAGAAAACTTCAAGCAGATCTATTCACAGTTCTTCCCTCAAGGAG ACTCCAGCACCTATGCCACCTTCCTCTTCAACGCCTTCGACACTGACCACGATGGCTCCGTCAGCTTTGAG GACTTTGTGTCTGGGCTGTCCACCATCCTGCGGGGCACCATTGATGATCGCCTGAACTGGGCCTTCAACCTCTATGACCTGAACAAAGATGGCTGCATCACCAGAGAG GAAATGCTGGACATCATGAAGTCCATCTACGACATGATGGGCAAATACACCTACCCGGCCATGCGGGAGGAGGCACCGCGGGAGCACGTGGAGAACTTCTTCCAG AAAATGGACCGGAATAAGGATGGTGTGGTGACAATCGAGGAGTTCATGGAGTCCTGCCAGAAG GATGAGAACATCATGAGATCCATGCAGCTCTTCGACAGCGTGATTTAG
- the KCNIP2 gene encoding Kv channel-interacting protein 2 isoform X1, protein MAAAEAPWDLQGLQTVGIILLLCSSLKILHALGIIDLTRGDSVEDEFELSTVCHRPEGLDQLQEQTKFTRKELQVLYRGFKNECPSGIVNEENFKQIYSQFFPQGDSSTYATFLFNAFDTDHDGSVSFEDFVSGLSTILRGTIDDRLNWAFNLYDLNKDGCITREEMLDIMKSIYDMMGKYTYPAMREEAPREHVENFFQKMDRNKDGVVTIEEFMESCQKDENIMRSMQLFDSVI, encoded by the exons ATGGCGGCTGCTGAGGCACCCTGGGACCTGCAGGGGCTGCAAACCGTGGGcatcatcctgctgctctgctccagcctcaaGATACTCCATGCTCTGGGCATCATCGACCTGACCAGGggag ACAGTGTTGAGGATGAGTTTGAGCTCTCCACCGTCTGCCACCGCCCCGAGGGGCTGgaccagctccaggagcagacCAAGTTCACCCGCAAAGAGCTGCAGGTCCTGTACCGAGGCTTCAAGAAT GAGTGTCCAAGCGGCATTGTCAACGAAGAAAACTTCAAGCAGATCTATTCACAGTTCTTCCCTCAAGGAG ACTCCAGCACCTATGCCACCTTCCTCTTCAACGCCTTCGACACTGACCACGATGGCTCCGTCAGCTTTGAG GACTTTGTGTCTGGGCTGTCCACCATCCTGCGGGGCACCATTGATGATCGCCTGAACTGGGCCTTCAACCTCTATGACCTGAACAAAGATGGCTGCATCACCAGAGAG GAAATGCTGGACATCATGAAGTCCATCTACGACATGATGGGCAAATACACCTACCCGGCCATGCGGGAGGAGGCACCGCGGGAGCACGTGGAGAACTTCTTCCAG AAAATGGACCGGAATAAGGATGGTGTGGTGACAATCGAGGAGTTCATGGAGTCCTGCCAGAAG GATGAGAACATCATGAGATCCATGCAGCTCTTCGACAGCGTGATTTAG